The proteins below are encoded in one region of Mycobacterium botniense:
- the casA gene encoding type I-E CRISPR-associated protein Cse1/CasA, producing the protein MNDHNGFNLLDEPWIVVLDNNGREQEVSILGLLDNARRFITIGGEVPTQAFAIFRMVLAFLHRALDGPADQDGWLELWSADQLPMGRIRAYAGRFHHRFELFDPVAPFFQVAGLHTANNEVSSLEKIVSDVPNGAPFFTTRSAASLERISAAEAARWLVHAHAFDPSGIKSGAVGDPRVKGGKGYPIGTGWSGQIGGILAQGRDLRETLVLNLIGRDVESYVRIGAPDDVPPWERDPDGPSSHERPPRGAIDLYTWQTRRVRLVGSREGVVGVVLANGDKIQPQNLHGLEPHSAWRYSEPQTKKYKTTVYMPLAHDPNRSVWRGLEALLPSVSGRRGGSGSEPQPFLAPGVLQWISDLVAHDLLPETYKPGIWACGADYAEQNATIGDIVADTLPLSILILRADHPAAGRAAVEAVNDADQAAAETRKLAENIAQAAGAEPKSGAGDWARELLYAQLDEPYRRWVATLVPGVDIDARRSRWRQVVSESARRIAAEVISAAPPSAWLGREVRGRLINVSIAEAWFNAAIRRLLPPAGANTTTLEVATR; encoded by the coding sequence ATGAACGACCACAACGGTTTTAATCTGCTTGATGAGCCGTGGATCGTCGTGTTGGACAACAACGGCCGCGAACAGGAAGTGTCCATCCTCGGACTGTTAGACAATGCGCGCCGCTTTATCACGATCGGCGGCGAAGTGCCCACGCAAGCTTTTGCCATCTTCCGGATGGTGTTGGCATTTTTGCACCGTGCGCTAGACGGCCCAGCCGACCAGGACGGATGGCTTGAACTGTGGAGCGCCGATCAATTGCCGATGGGACGGATTCGAGCCTACGCGGGTCGGTTTCATCACCGGTTTGAGCTCTTCGACCCGGTTGCACCATTTTTCCAGGTCGCCGGGCTGCATACAGCAAACAACGAAGTATCAAGCCTGGAGAAAATCGTCAGCGATGTGCCTAACGGAGCACCGTTTTTCACTACTAGGTCCGCCGCCAGCCTAGAGAGGATCAGCGCTGCTGAGGCCGCGCGTTGGCTGGTGCACGCCCATGCATTCGACCCGTCGGGAATCAAATCGGGCGCCGTGGGCGATCCCCGGGTTAAGGGCGGCAAGGGCTATCCGATCGGGACAGGGTGGTCCGGACAGATCGGCGGAATCCTGGCCCAGGGTCGTGACCTTCGCGAAACTCTGGTGCTGAATCTGATCGGCCGCGATGTCGAATCCTATGTCCGTATTGGCGCTCCTGACGATGTACCCCCGTGGGAACGTGATCCTGACGGGCCGTCGTCACACGAGCGACCGCCTCGCGGGGCGATCGATCTTTATACGTGGCAGACCCGACGTGTTCGGCTTGTCGGAAGTCGCGAGGGCGTTGTCGGCGTAGTCTTGGCCAACGGTGACAAGATCCAGCCCCAAAATCTGCACGGCCTGGAGCCGCACAGCGCGTGGCGGTACAGCGAACCGCAGACAAAAAAGTACAAGACGACCGTTTACATGCCGCTAGCGCATGACCCGAACCGCTCGGTGTGGCGTGGCCTGGAAGCGCTGCTTCCGTCGGTATCAGGACGCCGGGGCGGTTCGGGTTCTGAGCCACAGCCATTCTTGGCGCCGGGCGTTTTGCAGTGGATCAGCGACCTCGTGGCGCACGACCTGCTGCCGGAGACCTATAAACCCGGAATCTGGGCATGCGGAGCCGACTACGCCGAACAAAACGCGACCATTGGAGACATCGTCGCCGACACGCTGCCGCTGTCGATCCTTATTCTGCGTGCGGACCACCCGGCGGCAGGACGCGCAGCGGTGGAGGCGGTGAACGATGCGGACCAAGCCGCAGCGGAGACACGGAAGTTGGCCGAGAACATAGCCCAAGCGGCGGGGGCCGAACCGAAATCAGGGGCCGGTGATTGGGCGCGCGAACTTTTGTATGCGCAGCTTGACGAGCCGTATCGGCGCTGGGTAGCGACGTTGGTGCCTGGTGTCGACATCGATGCCAGACGTAGCCGCTGGCGGCAGGTCGTCAGCGAGTCAGCCCGTCGAATCGCGGCTGAGGTGATTTCTGCTGCGCCGCCTTCAGCCTGGCTGGGGCGGGAGGTACGCGGTCGCCTCATCAATGTCTCGATTGCCGAAGCATGGTTCAACGCCGCAATTCGCCGTCTGTTGCCACCGGCGGGGGCAAACACCACGACATTGGAGGTAGCCACACGATGA
- the cas5e gene encoding type I-E CRISPR-associated protein Cas5/CasD: MSVVALRLAGPLQSWGSSSRFVRRATDTAPTKSGVLGLVAAAIGFRRSDPLEALLGLRFGVRIDQPGQLVRDFQTARQPTKERDGSIRWKPLPLSQRYYMSDAVYLVVLEGEHELVAGIDDAVRSPYFPLYLGRRSCPPSWPIALGVFDDDVEGALATQRWLAYPHHQKRQRATVVRLATVYDASETSQSSELIRDVPLSFDPNRRQYTWRRVVRGLVEIANPLGTHPPSPDHDPMSALEG, from the coding sequence ATGAGCGTGGTCGCGCTGAGGCTCGCCGGCCCACTCCAATCTTGGGGCTCAAGCAGCCGTTTCGTTCGCCGGGCCACCGATACCGCCCCCACGAAGAGCGGAGTGCTGGGCCTGGTCGCGGCCGCGATAGGCTTCCGCCGCTCCGACCCGCTGGAAGCGCTGTTGGGCCTTCGGTTCGGTGTCCGGATCGACCAACCAGGTCAGCTCGTCCGAGATTTCCAGACGGCGAGGCAGCCCACGAAGGAGCGTGACGGCAGCATCCGGTGGAAACCCCTACCGCTCTCCCAGCGCTACTACATGTCGGATGCTGTCTATCTCGTCGTACTAGAAGGGGAGCACGAACTTGTCGCCGGTATCGACGACGCTGTTCGAAGTCCGTACTTCCCGCTCTACTTGGGTCGCCGCTCGTGCCCACCATCGTGGCCGATCGCGTTGGGAGTCTTCGACGATGATGTGGAAGGTGCATTAGCTACACAACGCTGGTTGGCGTATCCGCACCACCAAAAGCGGCAGCGAGCAACGGTTGTTCGGCTGGCCACCGTCTATGATGCCTCGGAAACATCCCAAAGCTCAGAGCTGATTCGCGATGTGCCGCTGAGCTTCGACCCTAACCGTCGACAATATACCTGGAGAAGGGTCGTGCGCGGCCTGGTGGAAATCGCCAACCCACTCGGGACCCATCCACCAAGCCCGGATCACGATCCGATGTCTGCGTTGGAGGGCTGA
- the cas7e gene encoding type I-E CRISPR-associated protein Cas7/Cse4/CasC, with protein sequence MNRTIVDIHILQTVPPSNLNRDDTGSPKTAIYGGVRRARVSSQSWKRATRTDFEAMLDRTDLGVRTRKVIELLAAEISSLAPALRDRADELAVAVFKEIGIVTKAPRKEAPGEAGYLVFLSRRQIDSLARVAVAAADAEDVSKALKDANVKALVDRDHSVDIALFGRMVADQADMNVDAAVQVAHAISVHPVETEFDYFTAVDDYVEEKGEDTGAGMIGTVEFNSSTLYRYAAVDVNRLLDNLGDTVATQRAVEAFVQSFVRSMPTGKQNTFANRTLPEAVVVLVRDSQPINLVGAFENPVRESERSGRVKRACEALRDEAVEVERAYGETPIGSWVTRVGDDTTSLDDLGSNVPFTELVSAVGEIVHARLEERP encoded by the coding sequence ATGAACCGCACTATTGTTGACATTCACATCCTGCAGACCGTCCCGCCGAGTAACCTGAACAGAGATGACACCGGCAGCCCCAAGACGGCGATCTATGGTGGGGTCCGGCGCGCGCGGGTTTCTAGTCAGTCCTGGAAACGCGCGACGCGAACCGATTTCGAAGCGATGCTGGACCGTACCGATCTAGGCGTCCGAACCAGGAAAGTCATCGAGTTGCTTGCAGCCGAGATCTCCTCGCTGGCGCCTGCATTAAGAGATCGCGCCGACGAACTGGCCGTGGCGGTGTTCAAGGAAATCGGCATCGTCACCAAAGCACCGCGGAAGGAAGCACCTGGCGAGGCCGGCTATCTCGTCTTCCTCAGCAGACGTCAAATCGACAGTCTAGCCCGGGTCGCGGTGGCTGCGGCGGATGCAGAGGACGTGTCAAAGGCGCTCAAGGATGCGAACGTTAAGGCTCTGGTGGACCGTGATCATTCGGTTGACATCGCGTTGTTCGGCCGAATGGTGGCCGACCAGGCTGACATGAACGTGGACGCCGCTGTCCAGGTCGCCCACGCGATCAGCGTCCATCCTGTTGAGACTGAGTTCGACTACTTCACCGCGGTGGACGACTACGTCGAGGAAAAAGGTGAAGACACCGGAGCTGGCATGATCGGAACCGTCGAGTTCAACTCGTCGACCCTCTACCGGTATGCAGCCGTCGACGTGAATCGACTACTCGACAACCTCGGCGACACAGTGGCTACCCAGCGCGCGGTCGAAGCCTTCGTGCAGTCGTTTGTGCGGTCGATGCCGACCGGAAAGCAGAACACATTCGCCAATCGCACCCTGCCCGAGGCCGTTGTCGTTCTGGTCCGAGACAGTCAGCCGATAAATCTGGTCGGCGCGTTCGAAAATCCTGTTCGCGAGTCGGAACGCAGTGGGCGTGTCAAGCGGGCATGCGAGGCATTGCGGGATGAGGCTGTCGAGGTTGAGCGCGCCTACGGCGAGACACCGATTGGCAGTTGGGTGACCCGCGTCGGTGACGACACCACTAGTCTCGATGACCTGGGTTCCAACGTACCGTTCACTGAACTTGTCTCCGCGGTCGGCGAAATCGTGCACGCCAGGCTTGAGGAACGCCCATGA
- the casB gene encoding type I-E CRISPR-associated protein Cse2/CasB, which yields MTTSTTDSPLQPAQSRILGRLGRALDWRVDHLQSEYLAGSPSARAELAKLRRALGKTAGSVPEVWEYTFAAVPEALQWDRDEPSYAEQAAHAALTLFALHLQSMSGPAHLHGVSFGSAVGHLARMEGRSADAVRRRFMAVATASSIDEILVHVRGLVTQLRSVGQGFDYARFADDVLRLLNPQRSKNVRLAWGRDFYRSDSHVNASATEPETPEQKE from the coding sequence ATGACCACATCCACAACCGATTCACCGTTGCAGCCAGCGCAGTCGAGAATCTTAGGTCGGCTTGGACGGGCACTCGACTGGAGAGTCGACCATCTGCAATCGGAGTACCTCGCAGGCTCGCCCAGCGCCCGAGCAGAGCTAGCGAAGCTACGCCGCGCCCTCGGCAAGACAGCCGGAAGCGTTCCTGAAGTCTGGGAATACACGTTCGCGGCGGTCCCCGAGGCGTTGCAGTGGGATCGCGACGAACCGAGCTATGCCGAGCAAGCCGCCCACGCGGCACTGACGCTTTTCGCCTTGCATCTCCAGTCCATGTCAGGGCCAGCGCATTTGCACGGCGTGTCCTTCGGCAGTGCAGTGGGCCACCTTGCCCGCATGGAAGGGCGAAGCGCGGACGCTGTCAGGAGGAGGTTCATGGCGGTCGCAACCGCGTCATCGATTGATGAGATCCTGGTCCATGTTCGAGGTCTGGTCACCCAGTTGCGCTCCGTCGGCCAAGGATTCGACTACGCCCGATTTGCCGACGACGTCTTGCGGCTGCTGAATCCACAACGTTCAAAGAACGTTCGACTTGCCTGGGGTCGCGACTTCTACCGTAGCGACTCCCACGTCAACGCGTCAGCTACCGAACCCGAAACCCCTGAACAAAAGGAATGA